The window TAACGAAATAACGGTATGATCTTTCATGGTGGCGTATCCTCCAGGTTGTTTGATTCATTCGCAGTTTCAAATCAACCAGATACGCCGCTTTTTTTCAAGTACTCAATACACCACTTTCAGTTATAACTCGCCTGCAAGCCGTCCACCGACGCCACAAGAACACCTCCCTAATAGAGAAGTTTTCTATCGAATTGACTCAACCTCATTAAAGTCGATGGAAAAGACCATCCCTTTTTATTTTGACAGGACAGTAAGGATACCTAAGGGATCATCGAAGCACAGGAAAATAGCTGAAGAAATTTTATCGGACAGACCCTGAGGCAACATCACCCCTATCGGTACGACTTTCCTGCCAATACATCCTTATAAATTTTTAAGTAGGCACCTACGGTGTTATCCCAATTAAAGCGTTCTGCATATTCTTTAATCTCTTTAGAACGGTTGGGATTTGCTCTAAATTCCGCCATTTTCATCAGAAAGACTTTCTCCATTGTTTCAGGGGAAAAATCTTTCCAGTAGTAAGCATATTCGCCGCCTATTTCAGGAAGTGAAGACCATGTTGAGAGAAAGACCGGCTTCCCAAAATACATCGCCTCCAGAACCGGCATACCAAAGCCCTCATATTTCGAGGGAAAAACAAAGGCTTCACAATAACGATAAAGCCATCTTTTCTCCTCTTCACTTATCATTCCAGGAAGAATAACGCGTCCTCCCAACCCGAGTGCTTCAACTTTTTTTTCGATCATCCTCGCGTACTCTGTATCCTTCCGGCCTGCAATAACCAATTGATAGTCCGGTAAACGCTTCAAGAAATTGATCAGGACGCCAAAATTTTTTTTGTCTAAAATTGTCCCAATAGTAAATAAGAATTTACCCGAAAGAGAAAAATTTATTTTTTTCTGCGGGCTTACAGATAAATCGATCCCTTGATAAACCGTAAAGACGGGGATCTCTTGATTGCCCCTTTTTAAGTTGAGATTCTTCCGAACAATCTGTTCTGTGTATTTGGAAGCGACAGTGACGACAGAGGCTCTCGATACCTTTTGTTGTAATCTCTTCAGTCTCTTACGAGCCTTGCTTCGGCTTTTTTCCTCTAAAAAATTTAAATCTTGAATCGTTAGAACATAGGGAGCCGATCGACTGGAAGGGAAATATGCAGAATCTTGATGTATGGCATGCCATAGATCATATTTTTTGCAAATAAATGGGAAATATCTGCGTCTCAGCGAAAGCGGCTCGGATTCAGCTTTAAAGACTCGACTAAACCCATGAGGCAACAAAAATTTTATTTTTATATCTTCGTCATCATATCCATCAAGTTTCATTCCTAATTGGTGAGAAACCTGACCGAGTCCGCAACACAAATCCTTCAGCTTTCCAAGATCTAATAAAACAGTTTTTTTCATACACTCATATCCAAGCAATATTCCCTAGATCAATCATCCTGATAATCTAAAACAAATCCTTAAAGACCTCAGGGAAAAACCCTAACTTTTAAATGGCCTGAAAATAGCTGCAGGAGATCGGAATAGACCCTCTTCACTTTGAAGCAACCAGATCTTCATACAAAGCGATCGTTTCTCTGACAGTCCTTTCAATATTGAACTGCTCCAAAATCCGCTTCTTCGCCTTCAGACCCAAGGTCTGACAAAGCAGGGGATCACGCCACAGCCGGAGAATAGCCTTTGCGAGGGCTGACGGATCCTCAGGAGGAACCACGAAACCACATTCTTTGTCAACAACAAGCTCCGGCAATCCACCCACATCAGTAACTACCGGCGGTACCCCTTG of the Candidatus Manganitrophaceae bacterium genome contains:
- a CDS encoding glycosyltransferase family 1 protein, which produces MKKTVLLDLGKLKDLCCGLGQVSHQLGMKLDGYDDEDIKIKFLLPHGFSRVFKAESEPLSLRRRYFPFICKKYDLWHAIHQDSAYFPSSRSAPYVLTIQDLNFLEEKSRSKARKRLKRLQQKVSRASVVTVASKYTEQIVRKNLNLKRGNQEIPVFTVYQGIDLSVSPQKKINFSLSGKFLFTIGTILDKKNFGVLINFLKRLPDYQLVIAGRKDTEYARMIEKKVEALGLGGRVILPGMISEEEKRWLYRYCEAFVFPSKYEGFGMPVLEAMYFGKPVFLSTWSSLPEIGGEYAYYWKDFSPETMEKVFLMKMAEFRANPNRSKEIKEYAERFNWDNTVGAYLKIYKDVLAGKSYR